In a single window of the Pseudodesulfovibrio profundus genome:
- a CDS encoding ABC transporter ATP-binding protein has product MIEAIRLTKKYKTKGQDNVVIDDVSFSLPMGTNVGFLGRNGAGKSTLLRLLSGVEKPTRGVVRKEGTISWPIGFSGGFQGSMSGYDNVRFVCRIYGAVFEDVIDFILSFSELGEYLYMPIASYSSGMRAKLAFGLSMAIDFNYYLIDEVTAVGDASFKKKSTAEFNKRKEHSTLVVVSHNAQTIKRMCDKVIVLDQGKLIEFDSVGEGIKYYSAL; this is encoded by the coding sequence ATGATTGAAGCAATCCGGCTCACCAAGAAGTATAAAACCAAGGGGCAAGACAACGTCGTTATTGATGACGTTTCGTTTTCTTTACCAATGGGGACAAATGTCGGTTTTCTAGGGAGGAACGGTGCTGGTAAGTCGACGTTGCTGCGACTGCTTAGTGGGGTTGAAAAGCCGACACGGGGTGTTGTTAGGAAAGAGGGAACCATTTCATGGCCGATAGGCTTTAGCGGAGGCTTCCAGGGAAGCATGAGCGGGTACGATAATGTCCGCTTTGTGTGTCGCATTTACGGGGCAGTCTTTGAGGATGTGATCGATTTTATTTTGTCCTTCAGTGAGCTTGGGGAATATTTATATATGCCGATTGCCTCTTATTCATCCGGCATGCGGGCGAAATTGGCCTTTGGGTTGAGTATGGCGATCGACTTTAATTATTATCTGATTGATGAAGTCACGGCAGTGGGCGATGCGTCTTTTAAAAAAAAGAGTACGGCAGAGTTTAATAAACGCAAAGAACACTCAACCCTCGTCGTTGTATCGCATAATGCTCAAACCATTAAGAGAATGTGCGACAAGGTTATTGTCTTGGATCAGGGCAAGTTGATTGAGTTTGATTCCGTGGGAGAAGGGATCAAGTATTACAGCGCGCTGTAG
- a CDS encoding ABC transporter permease produces MFNDIRIANNFWEALQLQIRVIYALMLRETKTMYGRSSFGYLWVIVQTAFGIVVFWGIREVMGAKTEGIPIPVFLITGFTAWNLFSDSLNKLMAAVNANTALLYYSKVRHFDLFLSRVLLCGATNLVVLVLMLTAADFANIDIRVSNLYPFIVAWMLLMAIGSGLGMMCCGLQRYLPSVGILVSMILRIALFISGVIFPYSAIPADYQFLAEMNPIFHLIEYSRESFSYSYTVSFVDLRMVSMVALMCLLAGFLVETGTRKKVDLV; encoded by the coding sequence ATGTTTAATGACATAAGGATAGCCAATAATTTTTGGGAAGCCTTGCAATTGCAGATTCGGGTGATTTACGCACTCATGCTTCGTGAAACAAAGACGATGTACGGGCGTAGCTCGTTCGGCTATCTTTGGGTCATTGTGCAGACAGCCTTTGGCATTGTCGTTTTTTGGGGGATTCGTGAGGTCATGGGGGCGAAAACGGAAGGTATTCCGATTCCTGTTTTTTTGATTACCGGTTTTACTGCCTGGAATCTGTTTAGCGATTCACTTAATAAGCTTATGGCTGCCGTCAACGCAAACACCGCTTTATTATACTATTCAAAAGTGCGTCATTTTGATTTGTTTCTTTCTAGGGTCCTTCTTTGCGGGGCAACGAATCTTGTTGTGCTTGTCTTGATGTTGACCGCTGCAGATTTTGCAAACATTGATATTAGAGTATCCAATTTGTACCCATTTATTGTCGCTTGGATGCTGCTCATGGCAATTGGATCAGGTTTAGGAATGATGTGCTGCGGGCTCCAGCGTTACTTACCCAGTGTGGGCATTTTGGTTTCTATGATTCTGCGGATTGCATTATTTATCTCTGGTGTTATTTTCCCCTACTCTGCAATTCCAGCAGACTACCAGTTTCTTGCAGAAATGAATCCCATCTTTCATTTGATAGAGTACTCTAGGGAATCGTTTTCTTATTCCTACACTGTCAGTTTTGTGGATCTCCGAATGGTAAGCATGGTTGCCTTGATGTGCCTCCTAGCTGGTTTTTTGGTCGAAACTGGAACGCGAAAGAAAGTGGATCTTGTATGA
- a CDS encoding SDR family NAD(P)-dependent oxidoreductase, with protein MSPRHILITGATGGVGRALALEYAKPGVVLSLTGRSQEQLELLSALCIEAGAEVRATVLDIRDSEAVRQWVIAADDDQPVDLVFANAGVSSAIQSDGSGELFDDTMRLFEVNTIGSVATVHPLADRMRERGHGQIVLISSLSGLRGFPSTPAYSASKAAVRTYGKGLRGWLVKYGVKVNVVTMGFVESPMSERYVGAKPFSCSAGEAARKIRKGIERDRAEVIFPFILAVGIWSLGLLIEPVANWVLNKFFGCSVLPDNDSSLGNK; from the coding sequence ATGAGCCCGCGGCATATTCTTATAACCGGTGCCACGGGCGGCGTTGGCCGCGCACTTGCTTTGGAATATGCCAAGCCTGGAGTGGTTTTGAGCTTGACGGGTCGATCACAAGAACAACTTGAGCTTTTGTCTGCCCTGTGCATAGAGGCTGGTGCCGAAGTGCGGGCTACCGTGCTCGACATCCGGGACAGCGAAGCTGTTCGGCAGTGGGTGATTGCAGCGGACGATGACCAACCCGTTGATCTTGTGTTTGCTAATGCAGGAGTTTCCTCGGCTATTCAATCTGATGGCTCTGGTGAACTCTTTGATGATACCATGCGGCTTTTCGAAGTGAATACGATCGGATCTGTGGCGACGGTTCACCCTTTGGCGGACCGGATGCGTGAGCGTGGTCATGGACAGATTGTTCTTATAAGCTCATTGAGCGGCTTGCGCGGCTTTCCAAGTACTCCGGCCTATAGTGCCAGCAAGGCTGCAGTCCGCACATACGGCAAAGGTCTCCGTGGCTGGCTGGTTAAGTACGGAGTCAAGGTCAACGTCGTCACAATGGGGTTTGTGGAGTCGCCCATGAGTGAGCGCTATGTGGGGGCCAAACCCTTTAGCTGCAGCGCTGGCGAGGCTGCCAGGAAGATTCGTAAAGGTATTGAGCGCGATCGTGCTGAAGTTATTTTCCCCTTCATACTCGCAGTGGGTATTTGGAGTCTGGGGTTGTTGATTGAACCTGTGGCAAACTGGGTACTCAATAAATTCTTTGGTTGCAGCGTACTCCCTGACAACGACTCGTCCTTGGGGAACAAATAA
- a CDS encoding LTA synthase family protein, with the protein MLAVLFPYIVVVGVSLWLNRLDVKQCRARFDLIVDGTPLMLVSVLYSVMVVSTGRPLFSGVLVLGGALLLFAVNRLKLSQFKEPLVFVDFGLFAQMIRHPRFYFPYIFPLPVVGTVAFLIAVMALLYWLQPPLTPEFQWLPRIMFAFVLLPVVFALCCYSGGGKELVHRMLARRKPTFDPNTDFENLGLTGSLLVHSLAHIHREGKDGKSGPMLSDGPSPHCVWSEDALAPISEPKPHVVLVQAESFFDIRRIDDTIDKSIFANYDRLSKQGLSGQMEVAAHGAYTMRTEFSVLTGIPNNKLGTDCMNPYLMAAQRPVWSLAHHYKSQGYRCICVHPYDLKFFRRDKVMPNLGFDELHGEGVLERAKRYGPYVSDEAVAEHVISLLDNAIEPLFIFAITVEAHGPWEDGRFDGICEVPGKGRLAEEGEGPLSMYLRHLSSADEMLEMMGRHLSKLTVCRIGFYGDHIGSIPNGKCGRVDTDYIVWGSGLAEGSRQKIKCEEMGELLLSKGRM; encoded by the coding sequence ATGCTGGCTGTCCTTTTCCCATATATAGTCGTTGTGGGCGTATCGCTTTGGCTTAATCGTCTGGACGTCAAGCAGTGCCGAGCTCGCTTCGACCTTATAGTGGACGGCACCCCTCTCATGCTTGTTTCCGTTTTGTACTCGGTTATGGTCGTTTCAACGGGGCGCCCATTGTTTTCCGGTGTGCTTGTTCTCGGTGGGGCGCTGCTGTTGTTTGCCGTTAATCGACTCAAGCTTTCCCAGTTCAAAGAGCCGCTCGTATTTGTCGATTTTGGACTTTTTGCCCAAATGATTCGGCATCCACGCTTTTACTTCCCTTACATATTCCCTCTGCCCGTGGTTGGAACTGTAGCTTTCCTGATTGCAGTAATGGCTCTTCTGTACTGGCTGCAACCTCCACTTACTCCAGAATTTCAGTGGTTGCCACGAATCATGTTTGCCTTCGTGTTGCTCCCGGTCGTCTTTGCTCTGTGCTGTTATTCTGGCGGTGGAAAAGAACTCGTCCACAGAATGCTTGCCAGGAGAAAGCCGACATTTGATCCCAACACCGATTTTGAGAATTTGGGTTTGACCGGTTCTTTACTGGTCCACTCTTTGGCTCACATTCATCGGGAAGGGAAGGATGGCAAGAGTGGCCCCATGCTCTCTGACGGGCCTTCTCCGCACTGTGTATGGAGTGAAGACGCGCTGGCTCCTATCTCTGAACCCAAGCCGCACGTGGTGTTGGTTCAGGCTGAGTCTTTTTTCGATATCCGCCGTATTGATGACACTATCGACAAGTCCATCTTCGCCAATTACGATCGGTTGAGCAAACAAGGACTTTCCGGCCAAATGGAAGTCGCTGCCCACGGGGCGTATACCATGCGCACCGAGTTTTCCGTGCTTACCGGCATTCCCAACAACAAACTTGGGACCGACTGCATGAATCCCTATCTCATGGCAGCACAACGTCCTGTGTGGAGCTTGGCTCACCACTATAAGAGTCAAGGATATCGTTGTATTTGCGTGCATCCGTATGACTTGAAGTTTTTTAGGCGTGATAAAGTAATGCCCAATTTGGGGTTTGACGAACTGCACGGAGAGGGAGTACTCGAAAGAGCAAAGCGATACGGCCCTTATGTCAGTGACGAAGCCGTGGCAGAACACGTGATCTCGCTTTTGGATAACGCCATTGAACCATTGTTCATCTTCGCCATTACGGTGGAGGCGCATGGACCATGGGAGGATGGACGGTTTGATGGGATTTGCGAAGTGCCCGGAAAAGGCAGGCTGGCCGAAGAGGGTGAAGGGCCGTTGTCGATGTACTTGAGACACTTGTCCAGCGCAGATGAAATGTTGGAAATGATGGGTCGGCATCTGAGTAAGCTGACCGTGTGCCGCATTGGTTTTTACGGTGATCATATCGGCTCTATCCCGAACGGCAAATGCGGCAGGGTTGATACTGACTATATAGTTTGGGGCTCAGGTCTTGCAGAGGGATCTCGACAAAAGATAAAGTGTGAAGAGATGGGAGAATTACTTCTGTCGAAAGGGCGAATGTAA
- a CDS encoding GNAT family N-acetyltransferase, which yields MDFRPAERENASVLSTIIQDTSGGLVDYILTGIIPFTKPHQILQSQVISEDSLYSYRHMLVCEDEGEILGLLYAYPWDAHKASGMTKRYLSKERYAVVEELLNSAEDNSLFINTFWVAEKYRGTGLADVLMDIAADWAEIEKLSRLSLHVWKANERAVKFYRRHGFSQTRSFSFPDHKLLHHKTEKLQMCKELA from the coding sequence TTGGATTTTAGACCGGCAGAGCGGGAAAACGCTTCAGTATTGAGCACCATCATTCAGGATACGTCCGGAGGGTTGGTTGACTACATACTCACGGGCATAATTCCTTTTACCAAACCGCATCAAATCCTTCAGTCGCAGGTTATAAGCGAAGATTCTCTTTACAGCTATCGGCACATGCTTGTGTGTGAAGATGAAGGCGAAATCCTGGGGCTACTTTATGCGTACCCCTGGGATGCCCACAAGGCTTCGGGTATGACGAAGAGATATCTTTCCAAAGAGAGGTATGCCGTTGTCGAAGAACTTTTGAATTCAGCTGAAGATAACTCTCTTTTTATCAATACCTTTTGGGTGGCTGAAAAATATCGCGGCACAGGGCTGGCCGATGTTCTTATGGATATTGCTGCTGATTGGGCAGAGATAGAGAAGTTGAGTCGCCTCAGTCTGCATGTCTGGAAAGCCAATGAGCGGGCAGTCAAATTCTATAGGCGCCATGGTTTTTCTCAGACGCGCTCTTTTTCTTTTCCGGATCATAAACTGCTCCACCATAAGACGGAAAAGCTTCAAATGTGCAAGGAGTTGGCATGA
- a CDS encoding class I SAM-dependent methyltransferase, with amino-acid sequence MEKYIKDRPAGKVLDVGAQVVDGQKLSYRDFFEDLGWEYVGFDVVEGKNVDVVSADPTDIPLSDDSFDLIISGQAFEHIKFFWLTFEEMARVLKPEGLCFLIAPSRGPEHKYPLDCWRFYPDGYQALGEWAKLELLEVSTDWELDSEIDGAEWGDTVGVFEKPYQVHSPKDKENHLSSLREKGLIPVAAEQTMSRAVLSFLAADDPTYSAWSGHCLFAHWITHALSPSVLVELGTHWGTSYFSFCAAVKDGNLSCECHAVDHWGGDSHAGLYGEHVFDHVQSANAEFNEFSSLHRMSFDSALDQFEDGSIDLLHIDGCHKYDSVRKDFYTWLTKMSSKGIVLFHDISETQEGFGVKRFWEELCTEYKHFSFTHSSGLGVLAAGNIVEELQPLFEHSDQSDEAQVVRDYFLGVSGELCQPSVPAMAQLYLDTGHGFTSREVFTTPIISGVAEYQFDSLSVGQLRFDPCDCPCVVTLKEVAVRGVDGICQPVIPVSSNACFVEGNTYYFSTFDPQIIFDIRYTVSGVKVLCDVQIVSTRGVQILIGVLAGQAKRKKAESEQAKAESEQAKAESEQAKAESEQAKAESEQAKAELEQAKAELEQAKAESEQAKAELEQAKAELEQAKAESEQAKAESEQAKAEADLGMYAIWQQACAKICKMKSYPWRKHARLIKKSGLFDREYYLQNNSDVRSSKQDPLHHFVKNGWYEGRRPNANFDSESLLSG; translated from the coding sequence GTGGAAAAGTACATTAAAGACCGCCCTGCCGGTAAAGTTTTGGATGTTGGCGCGCAGGTAGTTGATGGTCAGAAATTGTCATACCGCGACTTTTTTGAAGACCTTGGTTGGGAGTATGTTGGGTTTGATGTCGTTGAGGGTAAAAATGTCGATGTGGTCTCAGCTGACCCAACAGATATCCCACTCTCTGATGATAGTTTTGATTTGATAATTTCTGGGCAGGCGTTTGAGCATATCAAGTTCTTTTGGTTGACTTTTGAAGAAATGGCTCGAGTGCTTAAGCCGGAAGGTTTGTGCTTTCTCATTGCTCCGTCACGCGGCCCAGAACATAAGTATCCCTTGGATTGTTGGAGATTCTATCCAGACGGTTATCAGGCTCTCGGTGAGTGGGCAAAGCTCGAACTCCTTGAAGTGTCTACCGATTGGGAGCTCGATTCTGAAATAGATGGGGCCGAGTGGGGTGATACTGTAGGCGTTTTTGAAAAGCCATATCAAGTGCATTCCCCCAAGGATAAGGAAAATCATCTTTCCTCTCTCCGTGAAAAAGGACTCATTCCTGTTGCTGCTGAACAGACCATGAGTCGGGCGGTTCTCAGCTTTCTTGCTGCGGACGACCCAACCTACTCAGCATGGTCTGGACATTGCCTTTTTGCCCATTGGATAACTCATGCGCTTAGCCCTTCGGTGCTTGTCGAGTTGGGAACCCACTGGGGGACTTCATACTTCTCTTTTTGCGCTGCTGTTAAAGATGGAAATTTGTCTTGTGAATGCCACGCTGTGGATCATTGGGGGGGGGATTCACATGCAGGGTTGTACGGGGAGCATGTCTTCGACCATGTGCAAAGTGCCAATGCTGAGTTCAATGAGTTCTCCTCCCTTCACAGGATGAGTTTTGACTCGGCATTGGATCAGTTCGAGGATGGCAGTATCGACCTGCTGCACATAGACGGGTGTCATAAGTATGATTCAGTGAGAAAGGACTTTTATACATGGCTGACCAAAATGTCTTCGAAGGGGATTGTTCTTTTTCACGACATAAGCGAAACTCAAGAGGGGTTTGGCGTCAAGCGTTTTTGGGAAGAGCTCTGCACGGAGTATAAACACTTTTCGTTCACGCACAGTTCCGGTTTGGGGGTTCTGGCTGCTGGAAATATCGTTGAAGAATTGCAACCGCTGTTTGAGCATTCAGATCAATCGGACGAAGCCCAAGTTGTGCGTGATTACTTCTTGGGTGTTTCCGGAGAATTGTGTCAGCCGAGTGTCCCAGCTATGGCTCAGTTATATTTGGATACCGGGCATGGGTTTACCTCGCGGGAAGTATTTACTACTCCAATAATATCAGGAGTTGCTGAATATCAGTTTGATTCACTAAGTGTTGGCCAACTACGTTTTGACCCATGCGATTGTCCTTGTGTTGTTACTTTAAAAGAGGTGGCAGTCCGTGGGGTTGATGGCATCTGTCAGCCAGTTATTCCAGTCTCAAGCAACGCCTGTTTCGTTGAGGGGAATACATATTATTTTAGCACGTTTGATCCACAAATTATCTTTGATATTCGCTATACTGTTTCTGGTGTTAAAGTGCTGTGTGACGTTCAGATCGTCAGCACGAGGGGTGTACAAATACTAATTGGAGTTTTGGCAGGCCAAGCAAAGCGAAAAAAGGCAGAGTCAGAGCAGGCCAAGGCAGAGTCAGAGCAGGCCAAGGCAGAGTCAGAGCAGGCCAAGGCAGAGTCAGAGCAGGCCAAGGCAGAGTCAGAGCAGGCCAAGGCAGAGTTAGAGCAGGCCAAGGCAGAGTTAGAGCAGGCCAAGGCAGAGTCAGAGCAGGCCAAGGCAGAGTTAGAGCAGGCCAAGGCAGAGTTAGAGCAGGCCAAGGCAGAGTCAGAGCAGGCCAAGGCAGAGTCAGAGCAGGCTAAGGCAGAGGCTGATTTGGGAATGTATGCCATCTGGCAGCAGGCTTGTGCAAAGATATGTAAAATGAAGTCATACCCATGGCGTAAGCATGCTCGTTTGATTAAAAAGAGTGGCCTGTTTGATCGTGAATATTATCTGCAGAACAACAGTGATGTTCGTTCTTCTAAGCAAGATCCTCTGCATCATTTTGTGAAAAATGGTTGGTATGAAGGCCGTCGTCCTAACGCCAACTTTGATTCTGAGTCATTGCTGTCCGGTTAA
- a CDS encoding polysaccharide biosynthesis/export family protein gives MNYNRFIVIIFAILVMVTNAVAFDATRQLYLPNSQEVQITPQQVNSRTAGEEAPDESASPAQQSETFRGVTIPPSHSYDPSQHRSLGQSINVNTFRPESMKEAGPLDQLPVFGANMFNGNFAGTYYDERNPAYVIQYGDRISVRVWGAFNYEQELVVDRLGNIFIPSVGPVKVMGISSGSLEGVVRGAINGVYANQYYDAYISLMTVHPMSVFVSGNIVSPGRYAGGTTDSILYYLDLAGGIDPFRGSFRDIDIVRKGRVVEKLDLYEFIMQGSLGVSSLQRGDVIVVKERGISVAAIGQVRTQAWFEFTSQVVRGSELMKYALPMPEVSHVSVRGYRNGSPMNAYLELSEFEELAVRDSDVIEFVSDAPSDTLSIYAEGELEGQSHYLVKKGTRLHDLLNHLEVDANTAALDAIHLKRVTVAQRQAQALADSLFRLEQNALTSSSDSVEEAGIRVKEAELIGRFVERAKNVEMQGIVPVVHDGEIANIYLQANDVVVVPTLKDTVLVTGQVVVPAAVVFNADFELDDYIAHAGGFSQNADKGNVLVAKANGHTLSAEGQELQPGDTIMVLPVYETKSIQLAKDLTQIFFQLAVGTRAILQPIF, from the coding sequence ATGAATTATAATCGTTTTATAGTCATAATTTTTGCAATATTAGTCATGGTGACCAATGCGGTGGCTTTTGATGCGACCCGGCAGCTCTATCTGCCCAATTCACAAGAAGTGCAGATTACGCCTCAGCAAGTGAATTCGAGAACTGCCGGGGAAGAGGCCCCAGATGAAAGTGCATCTCCAGCACAGCAGTCGGAAACATTCAGGGGCGTCACGATTCCTCCTTCGCATTCTTATGATCCTTCCCAGCATCGTAGCTTAGGGCAATCTATCAATGTAAACACTTTCCGTCCTGAATCGATGAAAGAAGCAGGCCCACTCGATCAGTTGCCCGTTTTTGGGGCCAACATGTTTAATGGGAACTTTGCAGGCACTTACTACGATGAGCGTAATCCAGCATATGTTATCCAGTATGGTGACAGGATTAGTGTTCGGGTGTGGGGTGCTTTTAACTACGAGCAAGAACTGGTCGTGGACAGGTTGGGCAATATATTTATTCCGAGCGTCGGCCCGGTGAAGGTCATGGGCATTTCCAGCGGGAGCCTGGAAGGCGTTGTCCGTGGCGCTATTAATGGAGTCTACGCAAACCAGTATTATGATGCGTATATTAGCTTGATGACCGTTCATCCCATGTCGGTGTTCGTTTCTGGTAATATTGTTTCTCCAGGACGGTATGCGGGTGGGACAACAGATTCAATTTTGTACTACCTTGATCTTGCTGGGGGCATTGATCCTTTCCGTGGTTCATTTCGTGATATTGATATTGTTCGTAAAGGCCGGGTTGTTGAAAAGCTCGATCTTTACGAGTTTATCATGCAAGGCAGCCTTGGTGTTTCTTCCTTGCAGCGTGGCGATGTCATCGTGGTCAAGGAACGCGGGATAAGTGTGGCTGCAATAGGCCAGGTACGGACGCAGGCATGGTTTGAGTTCACAAGTCAAGTTGTTCGTGGCTCGGAGCTCATGAAGTACGCACTGCCTATGCCCGAGGTCTCACACGTCAGCGTGCGCGGTTATAGAAATGGTTCTCCAATGAATGCCTACCTCGAACTCAGTGAGTTTGAGGAATTAGCTGTGCGGGATAGTGATGTCATTGAATTCGTTTCTGACGCACCCAGTGACACGCTGTCCATATATGCTGAAGGTGAGCTTGAGGGGCAGTCGCATTACTTGGTGAAAAAGGGAACTCGGTTGCATGACTTGCTTAACCACCTGGAAGTGGACGCAAATACTGCTGCATTGGATGCAATCCACCTAAAAAGAGTGACTGTGGCTCAACGGCAAGCCCAGGCCTTAGCGGATTCTCTCTTCCGCCTGGAACAAAATGCGTTGACGTCATCTTCAGATAGTGTGGAAGAGGCTGGTATTCGCGTGAAGGAAGCCGAATTGATTGGTCGCTTTGTTGAGCGGGCAAAAAATGTCGAAATGCAGGGGATTGTGCCTGTCGTTCATGATGGTGAAATTGCGAATATCTATCTGCAGGCCAATGATGTGGTCGTTGTGCCGACGTTGAAAGATACTGTCTTGGTGACAGGCCAGGTTGTTGTTCCTGCAGCAGTAGTTTTTAATGCTGATTTTGAACTAGATGATTACATCGCCCACGCGGGTGGATTTAGTCAGAACGCCGACAAGGGAAATGTACTCGTTGCCAAAGCAAACGGACATACTCTGAGTGCTGAAGGGCAAGAACTGCAGCCAGGGGACACCATCATGGTGCTTCCTGTCTATGAAACCAAGAGCATTCAGTTGGCAAAAGATCTGACACAGATTTTCTTTCAGCTTGCCGTTGGCACCAGAGCCATCCTTCAACCAATATTCTAG
- a CDS encoding capsular polysaccharide biosynthesis protein: MIGCFSRGMRDIPFLDVFLDDQIDFSPNGGKALNAIVGWGHKQTARKARQKAAEWNLPYLAVEDGFLRSVGLGVHGCPPLSVVVDDVGIYYDATQPSRLENILIEGLASNEVALAKEAMAAIRHTRLSKYNHAPELPEGCIPDNGKEKVLLVDQTRFDASVELGLADESSFVEMMRVARESHPDAELYVKIHPDVSSGKKRGYLTEMDLAGTEVVDFDVNPLSLVEKMDHVYAVTSQLGFEALVMGCNVYCFGMPFYAGWGVTNDRLHLERRDVSRTLEEIFAGAYVRYARYIDPYFGECCDVMRAIDILGDQKRHEERNHGDLVCAGFSWWRKGFAKHFFKSTSGNVLFRRGGDGAARLAEKVGGKVVFWSAKTPAGTIESCQERSVPAVGVEDGFLRSSGLGSDFFWPYSICMDSQGAYYDPSEPSDLETILRETDFDERILVRARALVERIVGSGVTKYNVGGDKPLAPFESNGKRVVLVVGQVEDDKSVQLGGQGIHSDRELLAAVRKNRPEAYIVYKPHPDVTSGNRSGGAFSEQDSGLYDHMESSVSLSALFSVIDELHTLTSLSGFEALLRGVPVVTYGGPFYAGWGLTKDRLAFSRRNRQLDIFKLVAGVLIMYPSYYDWQTELFCGPEVVLDRLARRLEPKQGAFRRRVCKAVDQAVRYIHR; this comes from the coding sequence ATGATCGGCTGTTTTTCGCGCGGTATGCGTGACATCCCCTTTCTTGATGTCTTTTTGGATGACCAGATAGATTTCTCCCCCAACGGTGGTAAAGCTCTCAATGCTATTGTGGGGTGGGGGCATAAACAAACTGCCCGGAAAGCACGCCAGAAGGCTGCTGAGTGGAATCTTCCCTATTTGGCTGTGGAGGACGGCTTTCTGCGATCCGTGGGTTTGGGGGTGCATGGGTGTCCACCTTTATCGGTCGTCGTAGATGATGTAGGAATATATTATGATGCGACTCAGCCCTCCCGCCTCGAAAACATCCTAATCGAGGGGCTAGCAAGCAATGAAGTTGCTTTGGCCAAAGAGGCCATGGCGGCAATCCGTCACACCCGCTTGAGCAAGTATAATCATGCACCAGAGCTGCCCGAAGGGTGTATCCCGGACAACGGAAAAGAAAAGGTGCTCCTTGTTGACCAGACGCGGTTTGACGCCTCCGTTGAACTGGGATTGGCTGACGAATCGTCCTTTGTCGAAATGATGCGAGTCGCACGCGAGTCTCATCCAGATGCTGAGTTGTATGTCAAGATTCATCCTGACGTCAGTTCAGGAAAGAAACGTGGCTACCTGACGGAAATGGATCTTGCCGGAACTGAGGTAGTCGACTTTGACGTGAATCCGCTGTCCTTGGTTGAAAAGATGGACCACGTTTACGCCGTTACGTCTCAGCTTGGCTTTGAAGCGTTGGTCATGGGCTGCAACGTGTACTGTTTTGGGATGCCTTTTTATGCGGGATGGGGGGTGACGAACGACAGGTTGCACCTTGAAAGGCGTGATGTCTCCCGTACTCTGGAAGAGATATTTGCAGGAGCCTATGTCCGGTACGCCCGTTACATAGACCCATATTTTGGTGAGTGTTGCGATGTGATGCGGGCGATTGATATTCTTGGTGATCAAAAGCGGCATGAGGAGCGCAATCACGGTGACCTTGTATGTGCAGGGTTCTCTTGGTGGCGCAAAGGGTTTGCAAAGCATTTTTTCAAGTCGACCAGCGGCAACGTTCTTTTCCGTAGGGGGGGAGATGGTGCAGCTCGTTTGGCCGAAAAAGTTGGAGGAAAGGTCGTTTTCTGGTCGGCCAAGACCCCGGCAGGAACCATAGAGTCTTGTCAGGAGCGATCTGTGCCGGCAGTCGGAGTAGAGGACGGGTTTTTGAGATCGTCAGGACTTGGTTCTGACTTTTTTTGGCCATACTCCATTTGTATGGACTCGCAGGGCGCCTACTACGATCCCTCTGAGCCGAGTGATCTTGAGACAATCCTTCGAGAGACAGACTTTGATGAAAGGATACTTGTTAGGGCTCGGGCTTTGGTAGAGCGCATCGTGGGCAGCGGGGTGACCAAGTATAACGTTGGCGGCGACAAACCCCTTGCTCCCTTTGAGTCGAACGGGAAGCGTGTAGTTTTGGTCGTGGGGCAGGTTGAGGACGACAAGTCAGTACAGCTTGGTGGTCAAGGCATACATTCTGACAGGGAGCTTTTAGCTGCAGTGCGCAAAAATCGCCCTGAGGCTTACATCGTTTATAAGCCTCACCCTGATGTGACAAGCGGCAACCGCAGTGGGGGAGCTTTTTCTGAGCAGGATTCAGGATTATATGACCATATGGAGTCCTCAGTTTCATTGTCAGCTCTATTCTCTGTCATTGATGAACTGCACACTTTGACATCACTTTCTGGCTTTGAGGCTCTGCTCCGGGGGGTCCCTGTTGTTACCTATGGTGGGCCCTTTTATGCTGGTTGGGGGTTAACTAAAGATAGGCTTGCTTTTTCACGAAGGAACAGGCAGTTAGATATCTTTAAACTGGTTGCAGGGGTGCTGATCATGTACCCAAGTTATTATGATTGGCAAACAGAGCTGTTTTGTGGGCCCGAAGTCGTGTTAGACAGGCTTGCTCGAAGGTTGGAACCCAAGCAAGGGGCCTTCCGCAGACGAGTGTGTAAGGCCGTGGACCAGGCAGTCAGATATATACATAGGTGA
- a CDS encoding DVU3141 family protein, with product MMRYLLFVMMLFVLAGCSAVSKEAVVPTEVPEQPSMTPLESFVGTSSVGARTAIMNTKYGNIRVSIKKEYQAASGKRCRLADIILQNECDFELVFCLEKIGVWGEVPSLSSNCF from the coding sequence ATGATGCGATACCTGTTGTTCGTAATGATGCTTTTTGTCCTCGCAGGCTGTTCCGCAGTTTCCAAAGAGGCGGTAGTTCCTACAGAGGTTCCAGAGCAACCCTCCATGACCCCATTGGAGTCCTTTGTGGGTACCTCAAGCGTGGGGGCCAGAACTGCCATCATGAATACCAAGTACGGAAACATTCGAGTGTCCATCAAAAAAGAGTACCAGGCTGCTTCAGGCAAGCGCTGTCGGTTGGCTGACATTATATTGCAGAATGAATGTGACTTTGAGCTGGTTTTTTGTCTGGAAAAGATTGGAGTGTGGGGAGAGGTGCCCTCTCTTTCAAGTAATTGTTTTTAA